One region of Xyrauchen texanus isolate HMW12.3.18 chromosome 11, RBS_HiC_50CHRs, whole genome shotgun sequence genomic DNA includes:
- the LOC127651358 gene encoding guanine nucleotide-binding protein subunit alpha-12-like: MNCLNCCVLPAGEQDARGRSHEIDVMLKRDIQSNKRLLRIMLTGTCECGISAFLRLVRLNNKEEFSHNELLEFREAIYENVIQGMQVLIQERTMFGTPWQNPANEVNEILVRSVEICGMHIEPCTFQHYVSAIVTLWKDFGIQETYKRRSEFQLCESVQYFINNIHRIGQLNYLPSSLDILYAHKSTKSIEDHYFVLEDMSFMISDVGDLFFRKPKLSHYFNDITFLLFIASSIEFDHIRIEDDCTNSLVESLIMFETTVNNKHFFNTSIILFLNKSDLLEEKVRNGDIRKDFPEFQGDPHRLENVQAFLVQCFRQRLIHSQMLFHHFTTTVNKQNIWFVFHDVKATIMQLNLKRTILI, from the exons ATGAATTGTTTAAACTGTTGTGTTCTACCGGCCGGGGAGCAAGATGCACGTGGGAGGAGCCACGAGATTGATGTGATGCTGAAGCGAGACATACAAAGCAACAAGCGACTGTTGAGGATCATGCTGACGGGCACATGCGAGTGTGGCATATCTGCTTTCCTCCGACTAGTGCGGCTTAATAACAAAGAAGAATTCAGCCATAATGAGCTGCTTGAATTCAGAGAAGCCATTTATGAAAACGTAATACAG GGTATGCAAGTGTTGATTCAAGAAAGAACTATGTTTGGCACTCCTTGGCAGAACCCTGCCAATGAGGTGAATGAGATTTTGGTGAGGTCTGTTGAGATCTGTGGCATGCATATAGAGCCGTGTACATTTCAGCACTATGTTAGTGCTATTGTCACTCTTTGGAAAGATTTTGGGATTCAAGAAACTTATAAAAGGAGAAGTGAATTTCAGttg tgtgaatCAGTGCAATATTTCATTAACAACATTCATCGAATTGGCCAACTG AATTACTTACCAAGCAGTCTGGACATACTTTATGCACACAAATCCACAAAATCGATTGAAGACCATTATTTTGTGTTAGAGGATATGTCCTTTATGATATCTGATGTAGGTGACCTATTCTTTCGGAAGCCAAAATTGTCTCATTACTTTAATGACATCACTTTTCTCCTCTTTATCGCATCCTCCATCGAGTTTGATCACATACGAATTGAGGATGACTGTACTAACAGCCTGGTTGAGTCCTTGATAATGTTTGAGACCACTGTCAACAACAAGCACTTCTTCAATACCTCTATCATCCTCTTTCTCAACAAATCAGACCTGCTGGAAGAGAAAGTGAGAAATGGAGATATCAGGAAGGACTTTCCTGAATTCCAAGGTGACCCCCACAGGCTGGAGAATGTGCAGGCTTTCTTAGTCCAGTGCTTCAGACAGAGATTGATCCACAGCCAGATGCTTTTCCATCACTTTACCACTACAgtgaacaaacagaacatttggtttgttttccatgaTGTTAAAGCCACAATAATGCAGTTGAACCTCAAAAGGACCATCTTGATTTAG